From Lycorma delicatula isolate Av1 chromosome 13, ASM4794821v1, whole genome shotgun sequence, a single genomic window includes:
- the LOC142333605 gene encoding uncharacterized protein LOC142333605 → MLRALLANVNRSMLSHSLVTRLVAEKNVDFLVITEPNVYEAARTGWNTDTEGDVAFRDVSGRLAWRLKFRGKDIVAVETAFVLIVGTYVVSPNVNHSEFVRFLDILQNVVLNTDKRIIMLGDFNSKMVAAGGQHTNRRGELLTELMETVGCHCVNDDTPTYEARGHTSILDLTILDNRWKREQWSWGVLPEEIASDHYATTLSLNDINFRSRAQPPPPRFTADQLDSITDRTATRLIALEHHTLDALSNIIKQEMDRESRNGVRKCTVYWWTAEIAYLR, encoded by the coding sequence ATGCTTAGAGCGTTACTGGCTAATGTCAATAGAAGTATGCTGTCTCACAGTCTTGTCACTAGACTGGTTGCGGAAAAGAACGTGGATTTCCTCGTTATTACAGAACCGAATGTGTACGAGGCTGCAAGAACTGGCTGGAACACTGATACGGAGGGAGATGTCGCATTCAGAGATGTCAGTGGCAGATTAGCGTGGAGGCTTAAATTCAGGGGAAAAGACATAGTGGCGGTAGAGACGGCCTTTGTTTTGATTGTAGGTACGTATGTTGTGTCGCCCAATGTGAATCATAGTGAATTTGTAAGATTTCTTGACATCTTACAAAATGTGGTTCTCAACACGGACAAAAGGATCATCATGTTGGGCGATTTCAACAGTAAGATGGTGGCGGCTGGCGGTCAACATACGAATAGAAGAGGAGAACTCTTGACTGAACTGATGGAGACTGTTGGCTGTCATTGCGTAAATGATGACACACCTACCTATGAGGCAAGAGGACATACCTCGATTCTAGATCTGACAATTTTGGATAATAGATGGAAAAGGGAACAGTGGAGCTGGGGAGTCCTTCCTGAGGAAATAGCTAGCGACCACTATGCCACAACGTTGAGCCTAAATGATATCAATTTCAGAAGCAGAGCTCAACCTCCTCCGCCAAGATTTACAGCTGATCAATTAGATTCGATCACCGATAGAACAGCTACTAGGCTAATAGCATTAGAACATCATACGCTAGATGCTCtgtcaaatataattaaacaagagATGGACAGAGAGTCACGTAACGGAGTGAGGAAGTGCACAGTGTATTGGTGGACTGCAGAGATAGCGTACTTAAGATAG